AACACTTGAGAACTGTTGGTGTGAAGGTAGACTTGTCTCACATTCCTATATAAGTGGATACAGATGAAATTCAagaataagtacatatatataataagaaagaaagaaaattacCTTGAAATTACGCAATGCATTCCCTAAACCCGTGCTAGCGGTTTTGAGATCCTTAACATCTTCACGTTTGAAACGTTTCGAAGGGCTACCGCTGAGCTCCTGTGCCAAACTATAGCCTTCTGAACGTTCTAGGCGTTTTTCCAGCTTCTGCACCATCTCCTCCTTGCTCTTGACCTCGTCTTGCAGTACTCGAGTTTTGTCTTCCAAATCCTTCTCATTATTTTGCAGTTTAATAATTTGCTGTTCCAGTGTTGCCACTTCTTCTTTGAGCTCACTGTTCGTCACCTCAATGTGCAGGAATTCCTTTTTTAATTCAAACAGTTGTCCTTGCAGTGATTCCATTTCAGCTAAATTCCTACACTCGGTCTCTGCTTGCAATTTTCGCATAAAGCTCAACTCATCATTCAACGTCTTATTGCGCTTCTTCTCTTGCTCAAGCTGGTCTAGAGTTGGATTCTGCTGTGCCTTCAACGTATCTAACTGCTCCTTCAGTCGCTCGTATTCGCAACGCATAAATTCATTGTCATCTAGCAAATCGCGGTGCTCCTTGGAGACGCGTACAAGACAGTTCTTCAGTTCGCTTTCAGCCTCTTCCAATTGACAAATCTTCTCATTAGCAGCGCGTGCATCATCGCGCAGACAGTCCtgtagtttttgtattttcaccTTAAGGCAGCACTCCTTGGCACGGTACGCTTCTTCGCGATCCTTGTATTGACGCTCCAATTCCACCCAATGCGTATCAGCTGATTCCATGGCTTCGTAGTGGCGTGAGTTTAAATCTTTAATCTGATTTCGCAAACACTTCACTTCCTCTTTCAGGTACTGGCACACACAATTCGGCACTTCGGGGGTTTCATTTCTATAGAATTGATTTTCGCAGTTAAAGTTTGCTATTGGCGTTGCGTTTTCGAAGTGATTGCCCGAAAATGCGGGGAGTACATCATTTACGCGTTCGGTAACCATTGGCATTACATTACCCATTTTATTTTCAGTGTTCGCACACAATTCTATCTGATATGTGTTGCTCAATGTGTCTGGTTGATATGGCTTGCCGTTGGTCTGATTGTTCGTCCAATGCGCGTACGCCAGCGTGGTGTAGTGCGCTACAATTGCGGGTATCAAATTGTGTAATAACTCAAGATTTTCTTTGGCTTTCTGCTTATCTTCTTCAATATGACGAATCTGCGTCTCGCTAACGCCTAGATCTTCGCGTAAAATCAAACACTCAGAACGACAGTCTTTATACTTGGCACTTAGTGCCTCCCTGGACATCTCAAGCTCAACGTTGCGCTGACTGAGTATTTCCAGCTCCACCTCCAGCCGTTGTAGACGTAAACGTGTATCGTTTTCAGCCTCTTCGAATTCACACTTTTCCTCCTCAAGCGTTAGATTTTCACTTTCTAAAAATTCGACTCGGTCTCTAAGTTCCTTCAATTCCTTCTCCAATAAAATTTCACGTTGCAGTCGATCAGCTAACCGCTTGTTCTGTAAATCGCCAGAACTCTCGTATATAAGTACTTTGCTTTCAAGTAGCGCCAGCCGTTCTTTGTAATACTGCAATTGTTTTTGCTCGCTTAAATTTGGTGAGTATTGAGATGTGTTCGGCGAACGGGCAGGTAAATTGTGAACTCCGCTTTTGCGTGTCGAATCAGTGCACTGGAGCTTTTGAAGTTCGTTGCAGAGATCCCGTGCAGCGTAGCCGACGGCACTCTCGTCCTCGAAATCGGTCTGCGTACAGGCGTTATTCTCACTGACGTCGCTCAAGAAATCAGACTCCACGAATACGCCACTCTCGCTTAGGCTGTTGCTCTGCCAGGCTTGGCGTGACTTGCGTGGTGAATCTGTTGGTGTATTGGTGGGCACCAGCTGACTGCTACTACAGTTATTATTGCTGTATGCTGCTTGATGCTGGGGCGAACTGTTGTAGGGCGAAACTGTGGCAACTATGCGTGCGGCGTTGGCCGGCGATGTGGCGGATACAGCAGATTTTGTGGTCGATTTTGTATTTGAatggttgctgctgctgctgctgctgactTCATGCGTGGATCGAGCACTTGACGCTGAGGATGCTGAGCCGTAATCCGATATACGCGATTTTACCTTTAATTTGCAGTTGTTTATTAAGGGggaaataaagttataaaactagttttatttatgttattagtacacgtaatttaaatttaagagaaatggtatttttattttattttactaaataaagAATGCTTGAAATATATTGATGTGCGATGACTattgataaaattttcaaatgcatgTTCGTAcaactcaaataaatatatgtacacccAACACATTCTATAGCAACTGAGTAGAACTACAATCGCATCGACTCTTATGCTTACCATTTCCAAACTGCTGGCTTCGTCACTGGAACACGACGTCGTCGTATTTAACGAGTTTGGTTCGCTGCGCTGCGCCATCAAGTCCAAATGCTGCACCAATTGTATCAGCTGTTGTAGGCAGTGCCTGTCGTCGCTATCTAACGCCGACTTCTTTAGCATTTGTGTGATGCGCCGGCGTAGCTCTTCATTGGCGGGATCCGTTAGCTAAAATATAGAGGGAGAGAAGTTAAAATCCTCACTTTGTTAATACAAGATTTTAAGAATTACATTGACCTCATCTTCGTCATGTTGCTGACTATGTGAAGCTGCGTTGGCCGAGCTCATGTTTGCCTCTCCGTTGCCACATTTGCCGAAGATCATCTGCATCGGATCTTCCCGACTCGTCCAAATATCCTTTGCAGTGTTTGCTGTGACTGTTTGAGACTTGTCTGTTGTACTAGTGGGGCTAGTTGCTTGGCTCTGCAGTGACCACTGAAAAgaaatatgttattatttttttattattaatcagactggttatattatataagactataaaaataatacatagtacatgtttttataaatactaa
The sequence above is drawn from the Bactrocera tryoni isolate S06 chromosome 1, CSIRO_BtryS06_freeze2, whole genome shotgun sequence genome and encodes:
- the LOC120782664 gene encoding putative leucine-rich repeat-containing protein DDB_G0290503, translated to MRVQQRQTDQSILKHVKNLKDIELINNSNIFIQSNINSTAPTTGATKDNGDTTTNANKILTHSQSNLNLQPLQNVSFNLNVNVDDEQIHNNSNNHITSTINSSPSPSTTTTTTATNTHNAICNNLLKTTTTHNANGNNLLKTTTTRCAPLEVHSASVQLMKPLEAAAIEVQPIDKLAATTTNSTIVDNMCTTTTVTSTTTQTASGDERHHNDRMHDDRMKDNNSDSDSALSSAPPSISPQPPPAGLDTADIWQMIRTYSTDLQKLQKDNEILLKENEHLHAELNLAKDHILDAEKSTLELNNNAALQQLMLRIKQLEEQEHQLSTEADELREQNELLEFRILELEENNDKWSLQSQATSPTSTTDKSQTVTANTAKDIWTSREDPMQMIFGKCGNGEANMSSANAASHSQQHDEDEVNLTDPANEELRRRITQMLKKSALDSDDRHCLQQLIQLVQHLDLMAQRSEPNSLNTTTSCSSDEASSLEMVKSRISDYGSASSASSARSTHEVSSSSSSNHSNTKSTTKSAVSATSPANAARIVATVSPYNSSPQHQAAYSNNNCSSSQLVPTNTPTDSPRKSRQAWQSNSLSESGVFVESDFLSDVSENNACTQTDFEDESAVGYAARDLCNELQKLQCTDSTRKSGVHNLPARSPNTSQYSPNLSEQKQLQYYKERLALLESKVLIYESSGDLQNKRLADRLQREILLEKELKELRDRVEFLESENLTLEEEKCEFEEAENDTRLRLQRLEVELEILSQRNVELEMSREALSAKYKDCRSECLILREDLGVSETQIRHIEEDKQKAKENLELLHNLIPAIVAHYTTLAYAHWTNNQTNGKPYQPDTLSNTYQIELCANTENKMGNVMPMVTERVNDVLPAFSGNHFENATPIANFNCENQFYRNETPEVPNCVCQYLKEEVKCLRNQIKDLNSRHYEAMESADTHWVELERQYKDREEAYRAKECCLKVKIQKLQDCLRDDARAANEKICQLEEAESELKNCLVRVSKEHRDLLDDNEFMRCEYERLKEQLDTLKAQQNPTLDQLEQEKKRNKTLNDELSFMRKLQAETECRNLAEMESLQGQLFELKKEFLHIEVTNSELKEEVATLEQQIIKLQNNEKDLEDKTRVLQDEVKSKEEMVQKLEKRLERSEGYSLAQELSGSPSKRFKREDVKDLKTASTGLGNALRNFKECETSLPSHQQFSSVARDVKRLADSLLHGDAADDEVSIKIENTKVELQKSESPEAELVADDVNAEENLVIPEIDIKPEADENDVEPALGQDLTIAMALMPQFVIDECLMPIFMPSKEKPTCVKQISEVPSELRMLSAEAREPTKISETFKRLSLVTSQRNRKRRIKRRVLQTRVRRIVSCFNARRPTRFHDVIDIDISQSEVLQRCDSFHSLREDPLEPHNKIDACTETIFDKIDKETETEGIYIESKESSVQVNDDMNPERILDCVPSQTRMFINLLKTSVIQDTLEVTQFNKNLLKRWEADKEFRDGLEILQTYSVFDTNNNEQVSAENYEHFVNAMSCLHVLEELFKPTKVPIMQQIEDQINEQLMSFHTKRMESEFYCTVYYPVKREINSENTNDYELLLTNPM